The Thiosulfativibrio zosterae genome has a window encoding:
- a CDS encoding type II toxin-antitoxin system PemK/MazF family toxin — protein sequence MVKRGDVYWVCLDPTVGSEIQKTRPCLVISPDDMNQVLPRVIIAPITSKGQSLGCRPEWTFQGKSARILLDQVRTVDKQRLTKKMGSIPLEVWHKTLLQMFA from the coding sequence ATGGTAAAAAGAGGCGATGTTTATTGGGTCTGTTTAGACCCAACGGTAGGTTCTGAAATTCAAAAAACACGCCCTTGCTTGGTGATTTCTCCAGATGATATGAATCAAGTTTTACCCAGAGTGATTATTGCGCCTATTACTTCTAAAGGTCAGTCATTAGGGTGTCGTCCAGAATGGACTTTTCAAGGTAAGTCAGCTCGAATTTTGCTTGACCAAGTGCGCACGGTTGATAAACAGCGGTTAACAAAAAAAATGGGCAGTATTCCTTTGGAAGTTTGGCACAAAACTTTGCTACAAATGTTTGCCTAA
- a CDS encoding DUF692 domain-containing protein: MSQSIQGAGLGLRRDFFEEILTNPDFKIDFLEVAPENWLRFGGRLGRELRTLSERYPFVCHGLSLDLGGPRALDEAYLHELKGFLNEHEVLFYTEHLSYCGDSGHLYDLLPIPFTEEAVHYVAERIRRVQDILERPLGIENVSFYLMPSTELTEVEFVNAVLSEADCGLMLDVNNIYVNSINHGYDALSFMQAMPTQRIQYLHMAGHFDEADDLKIDTHGEPVKAAVWDLLDATYEKHGLQPTLLERDFNIPPLPELMQEVAQIQQAQQAWRSAHE; encoded by the coding sequence ATGAGTCAAAGTATTCAAGGTGCTGGATTAGGGTTGCGACGCGATTTTTTTGAGGAAATCCTCACAAATCCCGATTTCAAAATCGACTTTTTAGAAGTTGCCCCCGAGAACTGGTTGCGTTTTGGCGGTCGTTTGGGGCGCGAGTTGCGAACCTTGTCGGAGCGTTATCCTTTTGTGTGTCATGGTTTGTCATTGGATTTGGGCGGGCCACGTGCGTTGGACGAGGCTTATTTGCATGAGTTAAAAGGTTTTTTAAACGAGCATGAGGTTTTGTTTTATACCGAACACCTCAGCTACTGCGGCGACTCAGGGCATTTGTATGATTTGTTGCCCATTCCCTTTACCGAAGAAGCGGTGCATTATGTGGCCGAGCGCATTCGCCGAGTGCAGGATATTTTGGAGCGCCCGCTGGGGATTGAGAATGTGTCGTTTTACTTGATGCCCAGCACGGAACTGACCGAGGTCGAGTTTGTGAATGCGGTCTTGTCTGAGGCGGATTGCGGCCTGATGCTGGATGTGAATAATATTTATGTGAACAGCATTAACCACGGCTATGATGCCTTGAGTTTTATGCAAGCCATGCCAACGCAGCGTATTCAATATCTGCACATGGCTGGCCATTTTGATGAGGCCGACGATTTAAAAATAGACACCCATGGTGAGCCGGTTAAAGCCGCCGTTTGGGATTTGTTGGACGCAACCTATGAAAAACACGGCTTGCAACCCACCTTGTTAGAGCGTGATTTTAACATTCCGCCCCTGCCTGAATTGATGCAAGAAGTGGCACAGATTCAACAAGCGCAACAGGCTTGGAGAAGCGCGCATGAATAA
- a CDS encoding TolC family protein, translating to MLSFKSVLSRVVLLTGVFSATLWAQTPVVTWQDLASKTLANHPDSQLWAAQTAGAQAQQANAAAKNQPQVKLQSELSYAWMQQNNFARTANQVLATYPLYAPNLSAEQTVTDWQAQAQQAQVLAEQQTLLLSLAKAVVAQRILAAQFQYLTQEREAIRESLAQVEQRFQVGYQDLNDVVEMQAQADNNQAAWLAVQQQQAQALADLEALLGEPISADALAQLNSLPIQPDAYPPAQWPTLLGSHPQVQVLQALWQAKSHEQTQLKTQDGPQVNAFGAYVYNDSQQHFYDDMQGVRGGVLLTLPLYLGGATDAKIAGARAQAQGLLAQKQAKQLELNTTAQKAWLALQAGQARLQALQAALVSNQQAVKAAEEGLKTGSRSVLEVLSAQSRLYAAQRALPTLQAQIQLDQLTMLWALGRLDVNNLAHPETDKK from the coding sequence ATGTTGAGCTTTAAAAGCGTGTTATCCAGAGTTGTCTTATTAACGGGCGTTTTCAGTGCCACGCTTTGGGCGCAAACCCCCGTTGTTACTTGGCAAGACTTAGCAAGCAAAACCCTGGCAAACCATCCCGACAGTCAATTATGGGCAGCGCAAACCGCTGGGGCCCAAGCTCAGCAAGCCAATGCGGCGGCTAAAAATCAGCCACAAGTGAAGCTGCAATCCGAACTCAGTTATGCTTGGATGCAACAAAACAACTTTGCACGCACCGCCAATCAAGTGCTGGCAACCTATCCGCTCTATGCGCCAAACTTAAGTGCAGAACAAACCGTCACCGATTGGCAAGCCCAAGCGCAACAGGCGCAGGTTTTAGCAGAGCAACAAACACTGCTGCTGAGTTTGGCAAAAGCAGTGGTGGCACAGCGCATTTTAGCAGCGCAATTTCAATACTTAACCCAAGAGCGCGAAGCCATTCGTGAATCTTTGGCGCAGGTAGAACAGCGTTTTCAAGTGGGTTATCAAGACTTAAATGATGTGGTCGAAATGCAGGCGCAAGCCGACAATAATCAAGCCGCTTGGCTGGCTGTGCAACAGCAACAAGCCCAAGCCTTGGCTGATTTAGAAGCCTTGCTTGGCGAACCTATTTCGGCAGACGCTTTGGCGCAGTTAAACAGTTTGCCCATTCAACCTGATGCCTATCCACCAGCGCAATGGCCAACCTTGTTGGGATCACATCCTCAGGTGCAAGTTTTGCAAGCCTTATGGCAAGCCAAAAGCCATGAGCAAACCCAACTTAAGACACAAGATGGCCCGCAGGTGAATGCGTTTGGCGCTTATGTGTATAACGACAGCCAGCAACACTTTTATGACGATATGCAGGGCGTGCGCGGCGGGGTGTTATTAACTCTGCCGCTTTATTTGGGGGGCGCCACGGATGCCAAAATTGCGGGTGCCAGAGCACAAGCTCAAGGGTTATTGGCGCAAAAACAGGCCAAACAGTTAGAACTCAATACCACCGCTCAAAAAGCTTGGTTGGCTTTGCAGGCCGGGCAAGCCAGATTACAAGCATTGCAAGCGGCGCTGGTGTCCAATCAACAGGCAGTTAAGGCGGCAGAAGAAGGGCTTAAAACCGGTTCGCGTTCTGTTTTAGAAGTGCTGAGTGCTCAAAGTCGGTTGTATGCTGCGCAGCGCGCCCTGCCGACATTACAAGCGCAAATCCAACTCGACCAACTGACAATGCTTTGGGCTTTAGGACGATTGGATGTGAACAATTTGGCGCACCCAGAGACGGATAAAAAATAA
- a CDS encoding AbrB/MazE/SpoVT family DNA-binding domain-containing protein translates to MQATIRKIGNSKGIIIPIALLNQLQIESEVELTVQDNCLLIQPVATPRKGWFDGYDVTQDDEPLAKMSDLPSEEEDWVW, encoded by the coding sequence ATGCAAGCAACCATTCGAAAAATCGGTAACTCTAAAGGTATTATTATTCCAATTGCCTTACTCAATCAATTACAAATAGAAAGTGAAGTTGAACTGACGGTGCAAGACAATTGCTTGTTAATTCAACCCGTGGCCACGCCTCGCAAAGGTTGGTTTGATGGCTATGATGTGACTCAAGATGATGAACCCTTGGCAAAGATGTCGGACTTGCCCTCTGAAGAAGAGGATTGGGTATGGTAA
- a CDS encoding DNA-binding domain-containing protein yields MNKLPAFQQLQNAFTQAIRAPEKVDFSVQKQPGLVKFTPEKRRLDIYQALFFNNLLGFFNSLFPILSKQLGEQRCQALVRAFMQQHHAQTPLFHELGQEFLAFLQTEYQPTADDPAYLLELAHYEWVELAVSIEPQEGPLNDEDCLLDWQAVYQLSPVAWPLAYEWPVHEMQASVMRDKPEWPSFLLVFRDDEDAVQQMVLSPILYEMLLGFMDNQTQTAAQVLSALAAQVGQPLEDLQGFAEPILQQFIEQNLLGFVE; encoded by the coding sequence ATGAATAAGTTGCCCGCGTTTCAACAACTGCAAAACGCTTTTACCCAAGCGATTCGCGCCCCTGAAAAAGTCGATTTTTCAGTCCAAAAACAACCAGGCCTGGTTAAATTTACCCCAGAAAAACGCCGTTTGGACATTTATCAGGCGTTGTTTTTTAACAATCTACTGGGGTTTTTTAACAGCCTGTTTCCCATCTTATCCAAACAATTGGGCGAGCAGCGTTGCCAAGCGCTCGTGCGCGCATTTATGCAACAACATCACGCGCAAACGCCCTTGTTCCATGAATTGGGGCAAGAGTTTTTGGCCTTTCTGCAAACCGAATATCAACCCACAGCGGATGACCCTGCCTATTTACTAGAGTTGGCGCATTACGAATGGGTGGAGTTGGCAGTGAGTATTGAACCGCAAGAAGGGCCGTTGAATGATGAGGATTGTTTGCTAGATTGGCAGGCAGTGTATCAATTATCGCCGGTGGCTTGGCCCTTGGCCTATGAATGGCCAGTGCATGAAATGCAGGCGAGTGTGATGCGTGACAAGCCCGAATGGCCGAGCTTTTTATTGGTGTTTAGGGATGATGAAGATGCGGTACAGCAAATGGTGTTGTCGCCTATTTTGTATGAAATGCTCTTAGGTTTTATGGACAACCAAACCCAAACGGCAGCGCAAGTATTGAGCGCCTTAGCAGCGCAAGTGGGTCAGCCGCTGGAAGATTTACAAGGTTTTGCTGAGCCGATTTTGCAGCAATTTATCGAACAAAATTTATTAGGATTTGTAGAATAA
- a CDS encoding efflux RND transporter periplasmic adaptor subunit, whose protein sequence is MFRLLCVWVLAGLPLVSLAADNLPSLGVSKQFVCPMHPQVVQDHEGTCPICGMDLVLQDIQASEQAPTLSVQGGSGATQLGFGVRTAQVQKTTLWKYIETFGRVQADETRVIHIHPRSAGWVSDLGVRNDGDFIEKGQLLYRLYSPEIVSAQQDYILALQNAQRATSSAAQLTAKSIVNSAQTRLTLLGVDEATQAKIAKQKQPIHQIPIYAEQSGVAEQLVVQNGMYVEPETELMSLTNLKQLWIVAEVLPLQQAWLKKGLTVDLRTASLPKANWESEIDYIYPTLDYRTQATRVRIPFDNRANELSPNQLMQVIIYGGPKRHVLAIPLSAVIDDGRETRVVKAFKDGQFQVVTVKTGMQTAGLVEIESGLDEGDRIVTSGQFLLDSESQIQKNLQSLQAPAASSSSSNGVADHAAHHH, encoded by the coding sequence ATGTTTCGATTACTGTGTGTTTGGGTGCTGGCAGGGTTGCCTTTAGTAAGCCTAGCGGCAGACAATTTACCCAGTTTGGGAGTTTCGAAGCAATTCGTTTGCCCTATGCACCCACAAGTGGTTCAAGACCACGAAGGCACTTGCCCGATTTGCGGTATGGATTTGGTGTTGCAAGACATTCAAGCCTCTGAGCAAGCGCCCACCTTGAGTGTGCAAGGTGGCTCGGGTGCTACGCAACTAGGCTTTGGCGTGCGTACGGCTCAAGTGCAAAAAACCACCTTGTGGAAATACATCGAAACCTTTGGGCGTGTGCAAGCAGACGAAACTCGTGTGATTCACATTCACCCGCGTTCTGCCGGATGGGTGAGTGATTTGGGGGTGCGCAATGATGGTGACTTTATTGAAAAAGGTCAGCTGCTGTATCGTTTGTATTCTCCCGAAATCGTCAGTGCGCAACAAGACTATATTTTAGCCCTGCAAAATGCACAACGCGCCACTTCATCAGCCGCCCAACTCACCGCCAAATCAATCGTCAATTCTGCGCAAACGCGTTTAACCTTGTTGGGCGTAGATGAGGCCACGCAAGCCAAAATTGCCAAACAAAAACAACCGATTCATCAAATTCCCATCTACGCTGAACAATCGGGTGTGGCGGAACAGTTGGTGGTGCAAAACGGTATGTATGTTGAACCCGAAACCGAATTGATGAGCTTAACCAACCTAAAACAGTTGTGGATAGTGGCTGAAGTCTTGCCGTTACAGCAGGCCTGGTTAAAAAAAGGCTTAACGGTTGATTTGCGCACCGCCAGTTTGCCCAAAGCCAACTGGGAAAGTGAGATTGACTATATTTACCCCACCTTAGACTATCGCACCCAAGCCACGCGAGTGCGCATTCCGTTTGACAATCGCGCCAATGAACTCAGCCCCAATCAATTGATGCAGGTGATTATTTATGGCGGCCCTAAACGCCATGTGTTGGCAATTCCGTTGAGTGCGGTGATTGATGATGGTCGAGAAACCCGAGTGGTTAAGGCTTTTAAAGATGGTCAATTTCAAGTGGTCACGGTGAAAACCGGTATGCAAACCGCAGGCCTGGTTGAAATTGAGTCTGGATTGGACGAAGGCGATCGCATCGTCACCTCGGGGCAGTTTTTATTAGACTCGGAAAGCCAAATTCAAAAAAATCTGCAAAGTCTGCAAGCGCCCGCTGCGTCCTCCTCGTCATCCAATGGTGTCGCAGATCATGCTGCGCACCATCACTAG
- a CDS encoding twin-arginine translocation signal domain-containing protein, giving the protein MSNQSRRNFLKMAGAGIAALATGQALASENPFGFQKIAGQGQQLAAMEGKCGEGKCGAKMQEEGKCGGKKDEHHDHDHDHKMDEGKCGGKMKDEGKCGAKMKEGKCGGQS; this is encoded by the coding sequence ATGTCGAATCAATCTAGAAGAAACTTTTTAAAGATGGCCGGCGCTGGCATTGCTGCCCTAGCAACCGGCCAAGCGCTTGCCTCTGAAAACCCTTTTGGTTTTCAAAAAATCGCTGGTCAAGGACAGCAACTTGCAGCCATGGAAGGTAAGTGTGGTGAAGGAAAATGCGGTGCCAAAATGCAAGAAGAAGGCAAGTGCGGTGGCAAAAAAGACGAACATCACGACCACGATCATGACCACAAAATGGACGAAGGTAAGTGTGGTGGCAAAATGAAAGACGAAGGTAAGTGCGGCGCTAAAATGAAAGAAGGCAAATGCGGTGGACAAAGCTAA
- a CDS encoding CusA/CzcA family heavy metal efflux RND transporter: protein MMITQVIHASIQHRFLVLLMSIMLGVWGWKSWQQIPLDAIPDLSDVQVIIKTPYPGQTPQVVEDQVTYPLTSLMMSVPKLKAVRGYSLMGDSYVYVLFEEGTDPYWARSRVLEYLNQVKGQLPANVQPALGPDASGVGWVYQYALVDKTQQHDLAQLRSLQDWFLKYELQAVPGVAEVAAVGGFVRQYQVVVDPNLLRGYGISLSQVQTALQQSAVSLGASVIEQGEAEYRVSVKGYVTQLSDLEAVPVGVISANKTPLLLKDIAQIQMGAELRRGVADLNGEGEVVGGIVVMRAGENALQVIESVKAKIAQIQPGLPSGVELVEVYNRAGLIQDSVATLTHKLWLEMLVVALVCWVFLLHFRSALVAIVSLPLGILGAFILLENLGVTANIMSLGGIAIAIGTMVDAAIVMIENAHKHLEAHHQQTGTMAQGAEHWRLIAKAASEVGLPLFLSLLIIALSFLPIFALQEQAGKLFSPLALTKTLAMAVAAGLAITLVPVLMGFFIRGKLPNEQHNPLNRFLQAGYRPLLTAVLNWPKTTGLLALLLMASVLYPGQKIGSEFMPKLDEGDLLYMPTTLPGISIGAATALLQQTDALIKTLPEVESVFGKVGRANSATDPAPLTMLETTIQLKDKSLWREGLTLADLIQELNQTVQVPGLANAWVQPIKTRIDMLSTGIKTPIGIKISGDDLADIEKLGQTVESLIKPLAGVRSVFSDRAASARYIDITPNRAEAARYGLSVGQINQIIASAVGGQVMATTLEGRERISMQVRYPQVWRDSVEQLRLLPIVSDMGVQLQLGQVADIEIRLGAPMIQSENARLNAWVLVDLHEGVDLLKFVENAQAVLADKLDLPKGMSVDWAGQYVSFQKAQQTLTELVPLVLMLIVILLYFIFKNFGDVLLVLGVLPFALLGSVWVLWGLGFDYSIAVGVGMIALLGVAAEFGVVMLMYLNQALTEAKQAGQLNTRQDCQRAVMQGAVLRLRPKTMTVSVIVLGLLPIFITGYTTNTTGLEMMQHIAAPLLGGMLSAPLVSMLLIPLITYVRYGRHLPAEVR from the coding sequence ATGATGATAACTCAAGTGATTCACGCCAGTATTCAACACCGTTTTTTGGTGTTGCTGATGAGTATTATGCTCGGCGTTTGGGGCTGGAAATCTTGGCAACAGATTCCGCTAGATGCCATTCCCGATTTGTCTGATGTGCAAGTCATTATCAAAACGCCTTATCCCGGGCAAACCCCACAAGTGGTCGAAGACCAAGTCACCTATCCCTTGACCAGTTTAATGATGTCTGTACCCAAACTCAAAGCGGTGCGTGGTTACTCACTGATGGGCGACTCCTATGTGTATGTGTTGTTTGAAGAAGGCACCGACCCTTACTGGGCGCGTTCGCGGGTGTTGGAATATCTCAATCAAGTTAAAGGCCAACTGCCTGCCAATGTGCAACCGGCTTTAGGCCCAGATGCTTCGGGTGTGGGTTGGGTGTATCAATATGCCTTGGTGGATAAAACCCAGCAACATGACTTGGCACAGTTGCGCAGTCTGCAAGATTGGTTTTTAAAATACGAATTGCAAGCCGTACCTGGGGTTGCCGAAGTGGCGGCAGTGGGTGGGTTTGTGCGCCAATATCAAGTGGTGGTTGATCCCAACTTGCTGCGGGGTTATGGCATTTCTTTGAGTCAAGTGCAAACCGCTTTACAACAAAGCGCCGTGTCGTTGGGTGCGTCAGTGATTGAGCAGGGTGAGGCAGAATATCGGGTGTCGGTCAAAGGCTATGTTACGCAATTGTCTGACCTAGAAGCCGTGCCCGTTGGTGTGATCAGTGCAAACAAAACGCCCTTATTGCTTAAAGATATTGCACAGATTCAAATGGGTGCCGAATTGCGCCGTGGCGTGGCGGATTTAAATGGCGAAGGCGAAGTGGTTGGTGGCATAGTGGTGATGCGTGCTGGCGAAAATGCCCTGCAAGTGATTGAGTCGGTGAAAGCAAAAATCGCGCAAATTCAACCAGGCCTGCCTTCGGGTGTGGAATTGGTTGAGGTGTATAACCGCGCAGGACTCATTCAAGATTCGGTTGCCACGCTCACCCATAAATTGTGGCTCGAAATGCTGGTGGTCGCCTTAGTTTGTTGGGTGTTTTTATTGCATTTTCGCTCGGCATTGGTGGCCATCGTGTCTTTACCGTTGGGGATTTTGGGCGCGTTTATCCTGCTAGAAAACCTGGGGGTGACCGCCAATATTATGAGCTTGGGCGGTATTGCGATTGCCATAGGTACCATGGTGGATGCGGCGATAGTGATGATTGAAAATGCCCACAAACATCTTGAAGCCCACCATCAACAAACCGGCACTATGGCGCAGGGCGCCGAGCACTGGCGGCTAATTGCCAAGGCCGCCAGCGAAGTCGGTTTGCCGTTATTTTTGTCTTTGCTGATTATTGCGCTGAGTTTTTTGCCCATTTTTGCCCTGCAAGAACAAGCCGGAAAATTGTTCAGCCCGTTAGCGCTCACCAAAACCCTAGCCATGGCGGTGGCCGCTGGGTTGGCCATTACTTTAGTGCCAGTTTTGATGGGCTTTTTCATTCGTGGCAAACTCCCCAATGAGCAACACAATCCACTCAATCGCTTTTTGCAAGCTGGTTATCGTCCGTTACTGACAGCGGTTTTAAATTGGCCAAAAACCACGGGATTGCTGGCGCTGTTATTGATGGCAAGTGTGCTTTATCCTGGGCAAAAAATCGGCTCGGAGTTTATGCCAAAACTGGATGAGGGCGATTTGCTCTATATGCCGACCACCTTGCCGGGCATTTCAATTGGCGCAGCCACCGCGCTGTTGCAACAAACCGATGCCCTGATTAAAACCCTGCCCGAGGTGGAAAGCGTTTTTGGCAAGGTTGGGCGTGCAAACAGTGCGACCGACCCAGCGCCTTTGACCATGCTCGAAACCACCATTCAACTCAAGGATAAATCCTTATGGCGTGAAGGCTTAACGCTGGCAGATTTAATTCAAGAACTCAATCAAACGGTGCAAGTTCCAGGTTTGGCGAATGCTTGGGTGCAACCGATTAAAACTCGGATAGATATGCTGTCCACCGGCATCAAAACTCCCATTGGCATTAAGATTTCGGGTGATGATTTGGCAGACATTGAAAAACTCGGGCAAACGGTTGAGTCCTTAATTAAGCCTTTGGCAGGGGTGCGTTCGGTGTTTTCAGATCGGGCGGCCAGTGCCCGTTATATTGACATTACGCCCAATCGTGCAGAGGCGGCGCGTTATGGATTAAGTGTGGGGCAGATTAATCAAATCATTGCCAGCGCAGTGGGTGGTCAAGTGATGGCCACAACGCTGGAAGGACGCGAGCGCATCAGTATGCAAGTGCGCTATCCGCAAGTTTGGCGCGACTCGGTTGAGCAGTTGCGTTTATTGCCCATCGTGAGCGATATGGGGGTGCAGTTGCAATTAGGGCAGGTGGCGGATATTGAGATTCGGCTGGGCGCACCGATGATTCAATCGGAAAACGCGCGTTTAAATGCTTGGGTGTTGGTTGATTTGCACGAGGGCGTTGATTTGCTGAAGTTTGTGGAAAATGCCCAAGCGGTGTTGGCCGACAAACTCGACTTGCCTAAAGGCATGAGTGTGGATTGGGCGGGGCAGTATGTGTCTTTTCAAAAAGCCCAACAAACCCTCACCGAACTGGTGCCCTTGGTACTGATGTTAATCGTGATTTTGCTGTATTTTATTTTTAAAAATTTCGGCGATGTTTTGCTGGTGTTAGGTGTTTTACCCTTTGCACTCTTGGGGTCTGTTTGGGTTTTGTGGGGCTTAGGATTTGATTATTCGATAGCCGTTGGCGTGGGAATGATTGCTTTATTGGGCGTGGCGGCAGAATTTGGGGTGGTCATGCTGATGTATTTAAACCAAGCCCTCACCGAGGCCAAACAAGCAGGGCAACTCAATACCCGTCAAGATTGCCAGCGTGCCGTTATGCAAGGTGCGGTATTGCGCTTGCGCCCTAAAACCATGACGGTCAGCGTGATTGTTTTAGGTTTGCTACCCATTTTTATCACCGGTTACACCACCAACACCACGGGGCTCGAAATGATGCAACATATCGCTGCCCCGCTGTTAGGCGGTATGCTCAGTGCGCCTTTGGTGTCTATGTTGTTGATTCCGCTCATCACCTATGTGCGCTATGGGCGACACTTGCCAGCCGAGGTGCGTTGA